The region CAAATCAACTTGGAAGAACCGCCCCAGGCAGAGCAACCCGCTGATCTGCGCTGCAGTCGCTGCTCCAAGCAGTTCAATCACCCCACAGAGCTGGTGCAGCACGAGAAGGTCCTCTGTGGTCTGATCAAGGAGGAGTTGGAGCAACatttccagcagcagcagcagcaggcaagCACTTTCGCCATGGCCTCCGCCAGCGAGGAagacgaggaggacgaggagatGGAGGAGGAGCCCAGGCAGGAGAGTGGCGAGCGCAAGGTCCGCGTGCGAACGGCCATCaacgaggagcagcagcagcagctgaagCAGCACTACTCCCTGAACTCGCGACCCAGTCGCGACGAGTTCCGAATGATCGCAGCCCGCCTGCAGCTGGATCCCCGGGTGGTTCAAGTCTGGTTCCAGAACAACCGCTCCAGGGAGCGCAAGATGCAAAGCTTCCAGAGCAACCAAGGCGCCACGCCATCGGTGGTCAACGAATCGCAGACGTCGTTGACCCGCGAGGATCAACCGCTGGATTTGTCCGTGAAGAGGGATCCCCTCACACCCAAAAGCGAGAGCTCGCCCCCCTACATAGCTCCTCCGTCGGCAGAGGCCCTGAATCCCGAGGCCATCAACCTGAGCAGGAAGTTCTCGACATCGGCATCGATGTCGCCAGCCTCGATTTCACCCTCATCCGCGGCAGCCTTGTACTTCGGAGCTGCCccgccgccgtcgccgccAAACAGCCAACTGGATGCCACTCCTCGAAGCGGCCAGCCCTTCCCGGGCTTGAACCCCTACATGCTGCCCATGCCACTGCCCATGGAGGCGCTGTTCAAAATGCGTCCGGGTGGCGAGTACGCCCCGAATCATCCCCTGATGAACAGTATTAAGCTGCCCGACTACCGCGGCACCAGCCTGAGTCCCGGAGGATCGGAGAAGCGATCGTGGCGGGACGACGACTCGCGCATCTCCCATGAGGACGAGTTCGGAGGCGGAGTCCTGATGCCGCCGAAGCCCCGGCGCGGCAAGGCGGAGACCCACGGACACGCGGGCGATCCCGACCTGCCCTACGTGTGCGACCAGTGCGACAAGGCCTTCGCCAAGCAGAGTTCGCTGGCGCGACACAAATACGAGCATTCCGGTGAGTAGACTTGACTCCCAGCTGCCTGAGATCCATTGCTAACTGTGTTTCCCTTCCCAAATCAGGTCAGCGACCCTACCAGTGCATGGACTGCCCGAAGGCCTTCAAGCACAAGCACCACCTCACGGAGCACAAGCGGCTGCACAGCGGCGAGAAGCCCTTCCAGTGCTCCAAGTGCCTGAAGCGGTTCTCGCACTCGGGCAGCTACAGCCAGCACATGAACCACCGGTACTCCTACTGCAAGCCCTACAGGGAATAGGTAAGCGACACCTCAGTGCCGCCCACCTGCCAACCAGGAGCCAATGCCCCCGCTCCGCCCacgacggcggcggcggccagcAATCGAGGCCGTCGCCGTGGAGTTCAGGTTCCGGCGGGGAACCCCCAGTTTCCGCCGCACCACCAGCATCCCCACTCGCACCCGCACCTGGCGGCCATGGCCGCcttccagcagcagcaccagcagcatcacAGACTCTCCTGGAACGGAGCTGGAGTGATGCTGCCACCGCCACCCAACCACCAGACGCATCGTCCGCCGGCTCCACATCCGCCGCCCCTGCTCTCCGGATCCGGATTCGGTCAGCCGC is a window of Drosophila biarmipes strain raj3 chromosome 3R, RU_DBia_V1.1, whole genome shotgun sequence DNA encoding:
- the LOC108025275 gene encoding zinc finger protein 1 isoform X2; amino-acid sequence: MSAAAFLRAASSSLEKTCRICHKAFANVYRLQRHMISHDESALLRKFKCKECDKAFKFKHHLKEHVRIHSGEKPFGCDNCGKRFSHSGSFSSHMTSKKCISMGLKLNNNRALLKRLEKSPGSASSGSRRSPSDLGKGKLPDQPSLPGLPNPMIYFASDAQGQGGNAPPAPFPPFHPTNYMNAALLGFPHNFMAAAAALDPRVHPYSIQQFLQLSAAGQQQQQEEEREEQQQQQQQPEEEETPDEPKLVMDIDEPEAKETVPTPEAAEEASSQAIKQEQEPLNVTDEPQINLEEPPQAEQPADLRCSRCSKQFNHPTELVQHEKVLCGLIKEELEQHFQQQQQQASTFAMASASEEDEEDEEMEEEPRQESGERKVRVRTAINEEQQQQLKQHYSLNSRPSRDEFRMIAARLQLDPRVVQVWFQNNRSRERKMQSFQSNQGATPSVVNESQTSLTREDQPLDLSVKRDPLTPKSESSPPYIAPPSAEALNPEAINLSRKFSTSASMSPASISPSSAAALYFGAAPPPSPPNSQLDATPRSGQPFPGLNPYMLPMPLPMEALFKMRPGGEYAPNHPLMNSIKLPDYRGTSLSPGGSEKRSWRDDDSRISHEDEFGGGVLMPPKPRRGKAETHGHAGDPDLPYVCDQCDKAFAKQSSLARHKYEHSGQRPYQCMDCPKAFKHKHHLTEHKRLHSGEKPFQCSKCLKRFSHSGSYSQHMNHRYSYCKPYRE